In Nostoc piscinale CENA21, the genomic stretch CAAATAACTTTCAAACATTAGTGTGTCGCATTACCGAACAAATCCGCGACCATCAATCTGCAACCCAGGTAATGCAAACAGCCACTCAAGAACTAACTCAGTTATTCCAACTCCAGTCTTGTTACCTTGAAACTTACAATGCTGGTGGTAGTGAAACAACTGTTATCTATGAATACAGCACTAGCACCCCAGAATCTCAAGGATTAACCCGCCAAATTGCCGACTTGCCAGAAGTTTATCAACCATTGTTAGCCAAACAACATTGGCAATCTTTAGAAATCATTCCGGGATGGCACCCACAACTCAGGGTTATGACTCAGTTAGCTTGCCCAATTTTTGATAACCAAGGCATTTTGGGTAACTTATGGCTGCATCGACCAAGCCAAGAAATGTTTGATGAATTTGAAATCAGTTTAGTGCAGCAGGTAGCAAATGAATGTGCGATCGCCCTTCGCCAAGCCAAAACAGCATCCACCACTCAAGCCCAAATGCAAACATTAGAACAGCAAGAACGCCGCAAAAACGAATTCTTGCGAACCCTCTCCCACGAACTACGCACACCTATAACCAGCATTAGCCTTGCCGCCCAAACCCTCGAAAGTGTCCTCACCCCAGAAGGCATCTTAGATATCGAACTTGTCCCCCAACTATTGCAGATTTTGCAAAACGAATGTGGGCGAGAAAGTAAGTTAATCAACGATTTGATGCAGCTTTCTTATCTCGAAGCCGAACCAAATATAGCCACATTGATTACTATTGACTTACAAACATGGCTACCACCCATTGTTGAGTCATTTCGAGACATTTCCCATTGCCAAAAACAAAAACTATACCTCAATATTAATCATCAACTCCCACCCCTAGAAACAGACATCACCGATTTAGAACGCATAGTCACCGAACTTTTAAGCTATGCTTGCAAATACACCCCATCAGGCGAAGTCATCACCGTTTCGGCTGATTTGACAGTTGATGCAGTGCAACTCAAGATTCACAACTCCGGCTTAGAAATTCCCGCCAGTGAAATACCCCGAATTTTTGAACCGTTCCATCGCCTAATGAAAAATGACCCCTGGACGTATAGCGGTACAGGCTTAGAAATGGCTTTAGTGCAGAAAATGGTCAAGCATTTAGGCGGGTCAATTAATGTAGAGAGCGTAAATCACCAAACCACCTTCATCATTACATTGCCCAGATGAACTAGAATTTAGCAGTCAGAATGAGCCACTGACTTCTAAATTCTGTTAGATCAACTACGCTGTAACCCGCTTCCTGATTAACTTTACCTTGGCATCACACCACAAAAGCTGCTATAATCATTATGCAGTGGGGGTGACTAGCTCAACGGTAGAGCAGTAGACTCTTAATCTATTGGTTGCGGGTTCAAATCCCTCGTCACCCACTGCTTTGAGAATTTTCGATACTTGCGTTTGACTAAAACGTGACTAAATCAAGAGAATATCCCGCCTCAAAACCCTTGCTTTTAAGTCGTCTTGTTTATTTTAATTCCCAGTTTCTCCGGTTCTTGAGCGACCATCCCCCGAAACCTCCGCAGTTCATCCCAAGCCCTGGTGCTGATGTCGAGTGTCTTGCTGTGCTGATTGGCGTGGTAGTGAGTATTTTTGTAGCCAATATATCGGGCGATCGCGCTTAATATAACCTCTCGCTCATCGGCTGAGTTGCCGTGTAACAAGCTATCTCCAGCGTCTAAGCGCCGAGCGTAATCCATGATTTGTGCTTCAAGTGCGATCGGGATTCTGACGGTTTTAGTTTTGCCGTGCTTCCAACTGCTACTTATCTCCCAAGTGGTTGTTCTGCGTCCGCCGTGTTCAGACATAAAAACCCTACATTGCCGTGTAACAAGCATATTGTAGGGTATTCATGAGTGCTTTATCGCTAAACTTCTGACTAGAGTGAATCCCCAGAGAGTTACTCACTGCGATCGCGTTCTTGCTCTTCTCCAGGAACAATATTTGTTAACTGGTTCCCGTTGACTCTAAAATCCCAGGTTTCGCCGTTAACACCTTGAGGATGAATGTAGAACAACCAACCGCCATCTCGATGTTCTGCCCTCAGTGAAAAATCAATAGCTTTACCTTGGTGAAGGTTAAAATACTGCTCTAATGTGTGTTGAGTCATATATGTTAGAGAAAATTCAGGAATTTTTAAAATACTGGGAGTCTTTACCCTCAACGTTTATAACCTATTACGATGACTTGTATGGTTATCCTTGGGGACGACTACAGTTAGCAGGGATGTTGTGTTTAGGCTTTGCGTTTTACTTTGGTCTGATTAACCTAATTTTTCAGTTACCCTGAATCCCCAGAGGGTATCACTGGTCATTGCGGATTCTAAAATTCTGGTGCTTTTGCAAGAATCCCTGAAGATCCTTAATTTCAAATTTCAACTCTTTAAAGTAGTCCTCAGCCCTCTCGGCTTTATGGTCGATTCTTTCTTTGTTACCGTTAATAGCCAAAAGGGTCGCATCCTTGTAGTTGACATAATCCTGTAAGTGGATTTCAAACCTTTTCTCAATCGTGAAAATTTTCTCACTTAAAAGTTTGGTTTGATCCAACGCCTGAGAGTGAGAGTTTAAATCTTCTCTCAAATCTCGAACCTGATTAGTAATCGAATTAAATTTAGAAACGACTTTAACGGCTGTGCCTACCAACATCACAACGCTTACAGTTATCCCTAGAAAAATACTAGTTGATTCTAAAGTGACGTTCATGCCCTGCGGCTGAGGTGCGGCAGGATTAACTGCTATTACTAGTTTCATCGGGATTATTTATTAGTGGAATCTCTGGCGAGTTTATTTGAGCGTAAATAGCCTCAGCAATAGTTGAGAAGTTTAATAATAATTCTGAAGTAGTGGTGAATTTAATCATTCCTCCCGACTCATTATTAATAGTTGTGCCTTCTAGTGTCACCCAATCAATTCGCCAAAATATTTCTAAAACAAGTGTGTTTAAATCGCCTTCTGTAATGTCGCCTTGAATGCGCCAGATTCGGGGGATTTTTTGTATTTCTATGGTTTGAATTGTCATGGCTTTTTATAGAGCGAAAACCAACTACCAGAATCAATCGTAAAAGTAGCCCCATTATTTGTAGCTGTTGTAGTACGAATATCTATTGTGTCGTTGGCTGCAAGATTAAATAGAGTTACGGAGCCATGAACGGCTAAAGTAAAAGCGCCAGAGGTGGGCTGTATTGTGGTTCTGGCTATATCTTTAAAAAAAGAGCCGTTCTTATAAACAGAAAGTCTTAGCCTAGTTGTAGCCGTCCCATCTGTTGTGAAAGTTCCAGAAATGTAAGTTTCTAAACAGTAATCACCAGCGTATTCAGAAGGGATAACAGAATTACCAGTAGATATATTATGAATGTTTTGATTGTCTACTTCTTCTGAATTGAAAACAATTTTATTTACAGCACTAGTGCTAAGGCTTGAGGTGCTACTGGTTCTAATCGCTGATGCTTTTGGTAAATTATCAGCTACTAAATTACCGCCGACATGGAGATTTTTAGCAATACCAACGCCACCATCAAATCGAGTGCCTGTTGTTGTGTTTGTCGCTTGGGTGGTATCAGTAAATCTTTTTAATCCTCCAATCGATTCATCACCTGATAAATGTGCCATTAAATCATAAAGTTGAACAATGGCATTTTGTACAGTATTTGCGGTAATGTTAGTAGTTGGATTAAAAGTTATTTGGCTGGCATAGGTGCTAGGCGGAATAGTTAAAGGCATTTTTTAGGTCAATTCTCTTACTAGAGCATTCCCATTTGCAGCACTCCAAATACCACTAATTACACCAGTGTAATTAAATGGCATTTCAAAATATCCGCCAGCAGCAATTGGAACTGCCGCTTCTGAGGTAGTAGCAGCCGAATCAAAGTCAATATACAAAGTGGCTGTTGAGTTATTCCAAATAGTTAACCCTTTTCTATTGGAATTGGCGGCGGCGATGGTTTGACTATTTGTAGAAGCGGCAACGGTTGAAGGAGTAGAAGTGCTACTAGTTGATTCAACTACAGTAACGCTTGCTGGATTGTATAAAGCCATTAATTCAACACACTCCACAAAAGAAAGCTTGCAATTATTAGCAGATATAGCTGAAACCTTGCCGACATAGAGATTGGTTTGATTAATTTCGTAGCTACCACCACGGGGTTTTAAAATGATGCCTTTACCAACAGTCCCTTTAGATTTATCACCTAATATCAAGGTGATATCGTAAAGTGAATTATTAACAAAGACCGCATATTGACGATTGCTATTCTCGTTTAAAACCTCATCTCCGACATTTTTGGTAAATGTTTTTTCCCCGTGGGTACAATTATTAAATCGGATAACCTCAACCGTATTGCTAGAGTTGTTGAGCATAATTAGTCAGTTGGATCATCAAGATTATCAATAAACAAAGCTGTATCCACCTTCACCCGCACAGTAAATTCATATTCTGGTGATTCAGGTGTGCCAGTAAGTTGCATAGAGGCGAACTGAATTGGTGCCAGGTTATCGTTGACTCTTTCTTCATTTACTTGGTCGGTCAACTCTGATAACGCTTGCATTAACTTGACAATACCCTTAACACAAGAGGTATCTAATGTTAGAGTCGAGCCTGATTCTGTAGCTAGACTCAAATTGAGTTTTACTTGATTATTCCCAACAAATTCAATTGCACCATTGGGCAATTTTTTCAGCCAATGCTGAATAGCTTAATGAAGTCATAGATTATCGATTTTGAATTCAATTGTTTCTAATTTGGCTCTCACAGCCTGAATTAATTCTTCTGTAGAGTCGGTTTCTGTTCCTACGTACTCCCAAACGCCAAGGGTGAGTTCTTCAATCCAGGGTAGTGCCTCAAATCGTAGGCGGAATGTATCTGAAATTTTGGGGAATTGAACAAGCTCAATGGCGTTGAGCTTGATCATCCTGCGGCTGTAGTCTACCTCAGTGCTGGGAACTGCCCCTAATCCATCAAAGATGATCGCGTCGTTGATTTGGATGCCGTCAATTTGCTGGTAAAAGTATCCTGCTCTCACCCAGCTTGGTTTGGCTTTGCTGGAGGTTGCTCCAACCAGGAATAGATGTTTATCCGTCAGGTAGGGCAGTTCAATCGGGTCAATAATTGGCG encodes the following:
- a CDS encoding GAF domain-containing protein — translated: MNINPGESTVELKQQLHSQILFDPELAKHSGSEQFLLSIYNSVQTSIFIVDVLDDGDFRYVALNPTHERWIGISSENLKGKKPEDILSPDDAANVRQHYADCVRFGKTISYEQCLQFQGVATWWSTTLTPLRDTNFRIYRLIGTSSNITPVKQVAQAKEIQTAQEQLLEAIAQWIRESLDLDTLLHQLVKEVRHCLGCDRILVYAMQPDETGVVIAESTVTANSCLGQKFPDPSLIGKYQERSGRGCIQIIEDIYTDGLHPDQINLLESWPVRANLVVPIWSQQKLWGLITAQHCHQPHQWQEIEIDLLKQLATQIGIAVHQAKLQEQVQHLQTQLELQKQQANNFQTLVCRITEQIRDHQSATQVMQTATQELTQLFQLQSCYLETYNAGGSETTVIYEYSTSTPESQGLTRQIADLPEVYQPLLAKQHWQSLEIIPGWHPQLRVMTQLACPIFDNQGILGNLWLHRPSQEMFDEFEISLVQQVANECAIALRQAKTASTTQAQMQTLEQQERRKNEFLRTLSHELRTPITSISLAAQTLESVLTPEGILDIELVPQLLQILQNECGRESKLINDLMQLSYLEAEPNIATLITIDLQTWLPPIVESFRDISHCQKQKLYLNINHQLPPLETDITDLERIVTELLSYACKYTPSGEVITVSADLTVDAVQLKIHNSGLEIPASEIPRIFEPFHRLMKNDPWTYSGTGLEMALVQKMVKHLGGSINVESVNHQTTFIITLPR